A part of Deinococcus aerolatus genomic DNA contains:
- a CDS encoding LPS-assembly protein LptD translates to MSFGSRMGLGRPRTAPQHGAVRLRTLARTAVLTVGLLGAAVLGGAEARTVKIISADTLELRQVDGQELVIISGANVELRVDDDVVRARRVEYNRTRRTLTLVGAASYRSAKDGQDLSGENLVVDLGDEQVTGQDVLISDADLEIRGQEVERIPGQLRATGGYFTTCARCGRTPNDYAFRAERLIVYPGDRLVAYRAQLLLADVPVLFLPVIVIPLNDPERQPRLLIGQDSADGYTVEADLPFSVGSSTLGTTLLRYYQNRSPSVGAGVSLRSYAPLPFVDRLNLYTLADPRPLNPDGSANPGYDVDIDFGVTGRVPLSLAVRDLDYRLNVTRKDIGRPQNSTERGVTRVDFGARVEYPLFSAEFAYLGRFGPEPTEGVASPYRKTEVVLDPKPYTNGTFSADTRLTAGRYTAQSNPLSPSATAQGKNITTTRLEEQHALAYTAQPWKDADLTLGNTFTGRYYGTGARTVDLNLGAQLTQRFNTTNTVTFGASYLRREGTSPFAFDAVNGRLLSAPLTLNLSTVPVRDVSFGVSLRRDLFLAPDLQAPAVFTVAVNRLPLNLSAQLGYQPFTKDLESFSYSATVGDANAGTLTPVDAQPAREATAFGPAVPARPAYLRRSSAWPAPDLTLTASGSYTRINGHAPFTLRATVTGATRADSISAYVTHNIAKPQIDEVGATINASVGRDAVLNPITFSASETLYPPTGRIAGNASLTWRARYRLSTAHDLLLNRPVDPNPAPGSSPNSGNLTFSVGTVGGSANDWQFTYGGPYDLVRGGFTRPTVSGSVSVTRPGQRLALSATVNTPGLDQFRTELTRADLDANIQFGSRAALSGRVQYYRSRSGLYPEDTATDVLSIDPLRVSLGIGRKGQSPGAYLTGSLRQTFTWVDGVRQNPAPLSPVIGLTIDRCCWAVQAEADLVQRRYRLSVGLPGQSQYPLFDLTPDGTRVPLLNPSTP, encoded by the coding sequence GTGAGCTTCGGCAGCCGGATGGGGCTGGGCAGGCCGCGCACCGCCCCGCAACACGGGGCGGTGCGCCTCCGCACGCTGGCGCGCACGGCGGTCCTCACCGTGGGCCTGCTGGGGGCCGCCGTGCTGGGCGGCGCGGAAGCGCGCACGGTCAAGATCATCTCGGCCGATACGCTGGAACTGCGGCAGGTGGACGGGCAGGAGCTGGTCATCATCAGCGGCGCGAACGTGGAACTGCGCGTGGACGACGATGTGGTGCGCGCCAGACGGGTGGAGTACAACCGCACGCGCCGCACCCTGACCCTGGTGGGCGCGGCCAGTTACCGCAGCGCGAAAGACGGCCAGGACCTCAGCGGCGAGAACCTGGTGGTCGATCTGGGCGACGAGCAGGTCACCGGCCAGGACGTGCTGATCAGCGACGCCGATCTGGAGATCCGGGGGCAGGAGGTGGAGCGCATTCCGGGGCAGCTGCGCGCCACCGGCGGCTACTTCACCACCTGCGCCCGGTGCGGCCGCACGCCCAACGACTACGCCTTCCGTGCCGAGCGCCTGATCGTGTACCCCGGTGACCGGCTGGTGGCCTACCGCGCGCAACTGCTGCTGGCCGACGTGCCGGTGCTGTTCCTGCCGGTGATCGTGATTCCCCTGAATGACCCCGAACGCCAGCCCCGGCTGCTGATCGGGCAGGATTCGGCTGACGGCTACACCGTGGAAGCTGACCTGCCGTTCTCGGTGGGCAGCAGCACGCTAGGTACCACGCTGCTGCGTTATTACCAGAACCGCAGCCCCAGCGTGGGCGCGGGCGTGTCTCTGCGCTCGTACGCGCCCCTGCCCTTCGTGGACCGCCTCAACCTGTACACGCTGGCGGACCCCAGACCCCTGAACCCCGACGGCAGCGCCAACCCCGGCTACGACGTGGACATTGACTTCGGGGTGACCGGCCGGGTGCCGCTGTCGCTGGCCGTGCGTGACCTGGACTACCGCCTGAACGTCACCCGAAAGGATATCGGGCGGCCACAGAACAGCACCGAGCGCGGCGTGACGCGGGTGGATTTCGGGGCCAGGGTGGAGTACCCGCTGTTCTCGGCGGAGTTCGCGTACCTGGGCCGCTTCGGCCCGGAGCCGACCGAGGGGGTGGCCTCGCCATACCGCAAGACCGAGGTGGTGCTGGACCCCAAGCCCTACACCAACGGCACCTTCAGCGCCGACACGCGCCTGACGGCGGGGCGCTACACGGCCCAGAGCAACCCGCTGTCGCCCAGTGCCACCGCGCAGGGCAAAAACATCACCACCACCCGCCTCGAGGAGCAGCATGCCCTGGCCTATACCGCCCAGCCGTGGAAGGACGCCGATCTGACCCTGGGCAACACCTTTACCGGGCGCTATTACGGCACCGGGGCCAGAACAGTGGACCTGAACCTGGGTGCCCAGCTGACCCAGCGTTTCAACACCACCAACACCGTGACCTTCGGGGCCAGCTACCTGCGGCGCGAGGGCACCAGCCCCTTTGCCTTTGACGCGGTCAACGGGCGCCTGCTCAGCGCCCCGCTGACGCTGAACCTCAGCACTGTGCCGGTCCGGGACGTGAGTTTCGGCGTGTCGCTGCGGCGTGACCTGTTCCTGGCCCCGGACCTGCAGGCCCCCGCCGTCTTCACTGTCGCCGTCAACCGCCTGCCACTGAACCTGAGCGCCCAGCTGGGCTACCAGCCGTTTACCAAGGACCTGGAGAGCTTCTCGTACAGCGCCACGGTGGGCGATGCCAACGCGGGTACGCTGACCCCGGTGGACGCCCAGCCGGCCCGCGAGGCCACCGCTTTCGGCCCCGCCGTTCCGGCCCGGCCCGCGTACCTGCGCCGCAGCAGCGCGTGGCCCGCGCCGGACCTGACCCTGACGGCTTCCGGCAGCTACACGCGCATTAACGGACACGCGCCCTTCACGCTGCGGGCGACCGTGACCGGGGCCACCCGCGCGGACTCGATCAGCGCCTACGTGACCCACAACATCGCCAAACCCCAGATTGACGAGGTGGGGGCCACCATCAACGCCTCGGTGGGGCGTGACGCGGTGCTGAATCCCATCACCTTCTCGGCCAGCGAGACGCTGTACCCGCCCACCGGGCGCATTGCGGGCAACGCCAGCCTGACGTGGCGGGCGCGTTACCGGCTGTCCACCGCCCATGACCTGCTGCTGAACCGTCCGGTGGACCCCAACCCGGCCCCCGGCAGCTCCCCGAACAGCGGCAACCTGACCTTCAGCGTCGGCACGGTGGGCGGCAGCGCCAACGACTGGCAGTTTACCTACGGCGGCCCCTACGATCTGGTGCGCGGCGGCTTTACCCGCCCCACTGTGTCGGGCAGTGTGAGCGTGACCCGGCCCGGGCAGCGGCTGGCGCTGTCGGCCACCGTCAACACCCCCGGCCTGGACCAGTTCCGCACCGAGCTGACGCGGGCGGATCTGGACGCCAACATCCAGTTCGGCAGCCGCGCGGCGCTGTCGGGCCGGGTGCAGTACTACCGCAGCCGCAGCGGCCTGTACCCGGAGGACACAGCCACCGATGTCCTGAGCATCGATCCGCTGCGCGTCAGCCTGGGCATCGGCCGCAAGGGGCAGTCGCCCGGCGCGTACCTGACCGGCAGCCTGCGCCAGACCTTTACCTGGGTGGACGGCGTGCGCCAGAACCCCGCCCCGCTGTCCCCGGTGATCGGCCTGACCATCGACCGCTGCTGCTGGGCTGTTCAGGCTGAGGCCGATCTGGTGCAGCGCCGTTACCGCCTGTCGGTGGGCCTGCCGGGGCAGAGTCAGTACCCGCTGTTCGACCTGACCCCCGATGGGACCCGGGTGCCGCTGCTGAACCCCAGCACGCCCTGA
- a CDS encoding SpoIID/LytB domain-containing protein yields MSNTSLFLLNTSAALRPTETRARHGRSLWLAVGAALSCAPPASALDVRVLVASAPQLTVRVSATPVPAVTPTPDAFAPPGLPAPRPQPQTAWTVGVSGGQLTLNGQSAGNSTLYLPPSPGSVVEIAGKAYRGGVLLRVQDGGVQGVNVLDIEDYLRGVVPAEMPASWPAAALAAQAVIARTYVAARINPAAPFDTCATESCQVYPGLKAEKAETSAAVEATRAQVLGYAGQPASTYFSSDSGGFTASSAEVWGRDLPYLRAQADPYSAGSPRAGWRVEVTAAQAQTVAARYGARVGSLRAVTVTRLSPSGRPAEITLSGVDGTARITGANAGGFVRALGAPGTRVALSGLNPLVITGSGAGHGVGLSQYGALGLARSGQDHLRILGFYYPGTSLSVLAGATRSGAVLAGRFRLPSVADAPAAGIPALAVHPGGPVQ; encoded by the coding sequence ATGTCCAACACATCCCTCTTCCTGCTGAACACCTCTGCGGCCCTGCGGCCGACAGAGACGCGGGCGCGGCATGGACGGTCCCTGTGGCTGGCTGTCGGCGCGGCCCTGTCCTGCGCCCCCCCTGCATCTGCCCTGGACGTGCGGGTGCTGGTGGCCAGCGCCCCGCAACTGACGGTGCGCGTGTCGGCCACGCCGGTCCCGGCTGTTACCCCCACGCCGGACGCCTTTGCACCGCCGGGACTGCCCGCGCCGCGCCCGCAGCCGCAGACGGCCTGGACGGTGGGCGTGTCGGGCGGGCAACTCACGCTGAACGGGCAGTCGGCGGGCAACAGCACGCTGTACCTGCCGCCCAGTCCCGGCAGTGTGGTGGAGATCGCGGGCAAGGCCTACCGGGGCGGCGTACTGCTGCGCGTCCAGGACGGCGGCGTGCAGGGCGTGAACGTGCTGGACATCGAGGACTACCTGCGCGGCGTGGTGCCGGCCGAGATGCCCGCCTCGTGGCCTGCCGCCGCGCTGGCCGCCCAGGCGGTGATCGCGCGGACCTACGTGGCGGCCCGCATCAATCCGGCGGCCCCGTTTGACACCTGCGCCACCGAGAGCTGTCAGGTCTACCCCGGCCTGAAAGCCGAGAAGGCCGAGACTAGCGCCGCTGTCGAGGCCACCCGCGCGCAGGTGCTCGGCTACGCGGGCCAGCCGGCCAGCACCTATTTCAGCAGCGATTCGGGAGGATTCACTGCGTCCAGCGCCGAGGTCTGGGGCCGGGACCTGCCGTACCTGCGGGCGCAGGCCGATCCGTACTCGGCGGGCAGTCCGCGTGCCGGGTGGCGCGTGGAGGTCACGGCGGCCCAGGCGCAGACGGTGGCGGCCCGCTACGGCGCCCGCGTGGGCAGCCTGCGGGCCGTGACCGTCACGCGCCTCAGCCCGTCCGGGCGGCCCGCCGAGATCACCCTGAGCGGGGTGGACGGCACGGCGCGCATCACCGGCGCGAACGCGGGCGGTTTCGTGCGGGCGCTGGGGGCACCCGGCACGCGCGTTGCCCTGAGCGGCCTGAACCCGCTGGTCATCACCGGCAGCGGCGCGGGCCACGGCGTGGGCCTGTCTCAGTACGGGGCGCTGGGGCTGGCGCGAAGCGGACAGGACCACCTGAGAATCCTGGGCTTCTACTACCCCGGCACCAGCCTGAGCGTGCTGGCCGGTGCCACCCGCAGCGGCGCGGTGCTGGCAGGCCGCTTCCGGCTGCCGTCGGTGGCGGACGCCCCAGCCGCAGGCATCCCGGCACTCGCCGTGCATCCTGGCGGGCCGGTCCAGTGA